In a single window of the Megalopta genalis isolate 19385.01 unplaced genomic scaffold, iyMegGena1_principal scaffold0080, whole genome shotgun sequence genome:
- the LOC143261992 gene encoding uncharacterized protein LOC143261992 has protein sequence MYRQIAVRGEDRSYQGILWRFSEHDAIGRYSLNTITYGTAFASYLATRVLQQIGKYCAHSLPDVSEVIRSDFCVDDVLTCETCEQALVKLTTSVRPVHPVLKLIEGQSCYSKLLRILAYVLRFCSKSQRTDKASRSKCQGSPSITELSSAERIVIRVTQNHHFSVEMRQLGARQPLDRTSSLLSLNPFVDELGIIRVGGRLRNAPIAFSRKHPILIPSSSPLAVLIIRREHLRLLHAGCQQTLASLHANYWIPSGGRITRKVVRSCMRCFRTKPGAAQPQMGNLPADRVTPFSTCGVDYAGPFLVVDSGRSRTSRKAYLCLFVCFVTKAVHLELAVDLTTDSFLNGLRRFTARRGMCRVIHSDNGTNFIGARNELRDLGHFLASPAHNDKVKGALAQNKIQWQLIPPRAPHFGGLWERAVRSVKTHLRRVRGEQRLTFEEMCTVLTQVEACLNSRPFHPLSSDPSDLNPLSPGHFLVGEALTALPHVHLLDTPRNRLNRIQLLQQMVQHFWKRWHEEYLHGLQQRRKWRQGCAVVPKVGDMVLIKEDNLPPLKWALGRVVELHPGQDGICRVSTIRTTRGMLKRPASKICVLPIED, from the coding sequence ATGTATCGGCAGATCGCGGTTAGAGGGGAAGACCGAAGCTACCAAGGCATCCTGTGGCGTTTTTCGGAACACGATGCAATAGGGAGGTACAGTCTCAACACCATCACCTACGGCACCGCGTTCGCTTCCTACTTGGCCACTCGGGTCCTTCAGCAGATCGGGAAATATTGCGCGCACTCGCTGCCGGATGTTAGCGAAGTCATCCGGAGCGACTTCTGTGTCGACGATGTGCTGACTTGCGAAACTTGTGAGCAGGCGTTAGTTAAATTGACAACCTCGGTTAGACCGGTGCACCCAGTCTTGAAACTGATTGAAGGGCAGTCATGCTACAGCAAATTGTTACGAATCCTAGCATACGTTCTTAGATTTTGCTCCAAGAGTCAACGGACGGATAAGGCTTCGCGAAGCAAGTGTCAGGGTTCCCCGTCAATCACGGAACTTTCTTCAGCCGAACGAATTGTAATCAGGGTCACGCAAAACCATCACTTTAGCGTCGAAATGAGGCAGCTAGGAGCTAGGCAGCCGTTAGATCGAACAAGCTCGTTATTGTCCCTAAACCCCTTCGTGGACGAGCTCGGGATCATTAGGGTGGGCGGCCGCCTGCGGAATGCTCCGATAGCCTTCTCGCGAAAACATCCGATCTTAATACCAAGTTCCAGTCCTCTGGCAGTCCTGATAATTCGGCGCGAGCATCTCCGATTGTTGCATGCCGGTTGCCAACAAACTCTCGCATCTCTTCACGCGAACTATTGGATTCCATCAGGCGGACGAATCACGCGGAAGGTTGTGCGTAGTTGCATGAGATGCTTCCGGACGAAGCCTGGCGCCGCGCAACCCCAAATGGGTAATTTACCAGCCGATCGCGTTACTCCTTTTTCTACGTGCGGCGTGGACTATGCCGGCCCGTTTCTAGTAGTGGACAGCGGGCGCTCTCGAACTAGTAGAAAGGCCTATCTGTGCCTGTTTGTTTGCTTTGTGACCAAGGCAGTTCACTTGGAGTTGGCAGTGGATTTGACCACTGATTCATTTCTGAACGGCCTACGTAGATTCACTGCGCGACGAGGAATGTGTCGTGTCATACACTCGGACAATGGCACGAATTTTATTGGAGCGCGAAATGAGTTAAGGGACCTGGGTCACTTTCTGGCATCCCCCGCTCACAACGACAAGGTTAAAGGGGCATTGGCTCAAAACAAGATCCAATGGCAGCTGATCCCCCCACGCGCGCCGCATTTTGGCGGATTGTGGGAGCGGGCGGTCCGTTCCGTCAAGACGCACCTGAGACGTGTGAGAGGCGAGCAGAGGCTCACATTTGAGGAGATGTGTACAGTACTAACACAGGTTGAAGCCTGTCTTAACTCCCGTCCCTTCCATCCTTTGTCGTCCGATCCTTCTGACCTGAACCCACTGTCGCCTGGTCACTTCTTGGTGGGAGAGGCGTTGACGGCATTGCCTCATGTCCATCTCCTGGACACCCCGCGAAACCGGCTGAATAGGATTCAGTTGTTACAGCAGATGGTTCAGCACTTCTGGAAGCGCTGGCACGAGGAATACCTGCATGGGCTCCAACAGCGTCGGAAATGGAGACAAGGATGCGCTGTTGTTCCCAAGGTCGGGGACATGGTCCTTATCAAGGAGGACAACCTTCCACCCCTGAAGTGGGCATTGGGACGCGTGGTTGAGCTGCATCCGGGCCAGGATGGCATCTGCAGAGTGTCCACCATTCGCACTACCCGTGGAATGCTCAAGAGACCAGCGTCTAAAATTTGTGTGCTGCCCATAGAAGACTAA